In Akkermansia muciniphila ATCC BAA-835, the genomic stretch GTTACTTGGTTAAGGATTCGGGAGAGTTCCTGTCAATGGCTTCTTTGAGGCGTTCCGCCCGCTCCTGCATGTTTTCCAGAATTTTCAGAATATAAGAACGCGTTGTAGCCGAGTGTTCCGCTCCGCGTACGAAGGAAAGCCCCCGGTACAGTCCTACCGTTTCCAGGCGGAGATTCATATCTTCTCCGGACAGGTCTTCACTGGAGGGAGGAGGATAATTGGAAGCGGGGCCGTTCAGGGACTTCATCTGCATGGTATCCATATTAAGCAGGCAGCTTTGTATTCCGTTAGTGAAAATCAGGCTGCCCTGACGATGCTTGTCCTCCGGCCACAGCCTGTAAATGGTAACGGCGCTTCTCCCCCCGGGATTGATCAAAATGGCGGGGAAAACGTGTTTGCCGCCACCCTTTTTCCGGACGGTCGCGTCAAAATCGCATTCTCCGGAAAACCTGGTCGTGACACGGGAGGAGATGCATACTTCAAAAGGTACTTCCGGCGGCAGGGGAATCATGGTGGCGGCAGACAGGGGTGACCCCGGAGGGAGTTCCGGAATCGGGAAGGGAAGCGTAATGATGTCAATGGCGCAGCTGATGATGCCGATGATGGCGAACAGCAGGATGCCTTTGTTCCGGAGCTGGGCTGACATCATTTTTCCATATTCCTCCGGATAATGCCTGCCTGCGGATGGTTCCTGCTGCAGGTAATAGCCGGTCAGGCGTGAAATAACGGCCAGAGCGGCAGCCATGGCTGCCAGCCAAGCCAGGGCAAAAGCCAGATTTTCCGCTATGGGAATTGTGGTGAAAAAGCCGAATGTTCCAATAATGACCGCCGTCAGCAGGAGAAAGACGGCCAGGAAGGTTATGCAACCTAAAGGGGCCGTGGAGACGGGAATCCAGAAACTGCTGCGTTTGCCGAGGGCTCTCAGAATCAGGATGGCAATGCAAAAAGAGAAGATGGCCAGCGTTGAATAAAAATGTTGAAACAGATAATCGAGCATGGCATGCGGGAAAAACTTGGATAGGCAAGCGGGGAGCGATTCCATGCCGGTTTCCTGAAAAATATCCGGAAGCAAGCAGTTTTGCGCCGCGAAACGATAGAAGCCGAATGTTGAACTCCTTTATTATTTTAGCCTTTTTCCATCCTTGCCTGCAAGATTTTTTGTTTACCTGTTTCTTTCTATTTGTTTTTGATATGTTTAAAAAGCATTGTCCCATAAGAAAATATGGGAAAAAACCGACTCCATTTTCATTCAGTGAAAAAGATGCGGTTTTCTATAAGCGGAGGATTCCGAAATGGTAAAACTGTGTGTTATGGATAAGGGAAAAAGAGTATTCCTGCCATGGAAATGTTTTTTCCCGTTTATGAATGAAACCGCTGCGCCGTCTTTCCCTTCATCCTTTTCAAGAGACCGGGCGGGGAGAAGAGCCCCAGCCGGATGTTTACCTGCAAGAGCGTGGGGCAGACAGATCCGGCCGGGTTGATGAGGAAAAACGCTTCCCTGAAGAAACTGCTACCGCTGTTCCGGCTTTGCCGGCACTTTCCTGAGTTTCGCGAAGCGGGGCAGGGAACATTCCTTTTGCATGGCCGTTTCTCCCTGGATCAGGGGAAGAACGTAATCAATGAACGGCTGTTCCACGCCATTGCCGCGGGCGTTGATCCATTCGCGGGGAACAAGTTTTTCCACATTGGCCACTTCTTCCAGACCTATCAATTTAGTCTTGCAGGAATAAATGCCGTTCTCCGTGATTCGTTCAAAGGCTACCATTTTATCCGTCTGGCCGGAAACGGCGGCTTCCACGGCGGCTTTTCCCGCCATATACGCTTCATCGATATCCGTCTTGGAGGCTACATGGGAGGCGCAGCGCTGGAGGAGTGAGAGTTCAATGCTTCTGACTTTGGCCCCGGTTTGTCGCTTGACGGATTCCGCAAGCATGGCTCCCAGGCCTCCCAGCTGCGTATGGCCGAAGACGTCCCTGTCTCCGGATTCCGCAACAAAGCGGCCGTCTGCATACTGCACGCCTTCCGAGACGGCGACCATGCAGCTGCCGTTCTGCCTGTAAATCCGGTCCACATCCTGCCAGAATTCCTCCATGCGGAAGGGAACTTCCGGCAGGTAAACCAGGTCCGGACCTGCTCCCGCATACGTGGCCAGGGCTGCGGATCCGGCCAGCCAGCCGGCGTGGCGGCCCATGATTTCCACAATGGTGACGCGTCCCTTGTCGTACACGCGGAGGTCCTGGTGAACTTCCATGCAGGAGGTAGCGATAAATTTGGCGGCAGAGCCGAAGCCGGGGCAGTGGTCCGTGCCGTGAAGGTCATTGTCAATGGTCTTGGGAATTCCGATGACGCGGCATTCGTAACCGGACTGCTGCATGAATTTGGATATCTTGTTACAGGTATCCATGGAATCGTTGCCTCCGTTGTAGAAAAAGTAGCGTACGTCGTATTTTCTGAAAATTTCCAGCAGACGGCGGTAATCCGTATCATCCACGGACGGGGCTGCCATCTTGTAGCGGCAGGAACCCAGGGCAGATGCTGGGGTATATTTGAGCAATTCCAATTCTCCGGGGTCTTCCCGGGCCATATCGAACAGGCGTTCTTTGAGCACTCCCTCAATCCCGTTGGCGGCTCCCAGCACGCGCGTGACCTGTTCGCTTTGCAGGGCGGACTGAATGGCTCCCAGTGCGCTGGCGTTGATGACGGCGGTGGGGCCGCCGGACTGGCCGATGATGCATGCTCCTTTCAATGGGTTCATGGGCAATAATGGATGAGAGAGTTGTGTTGCGCCCCCTTTCAACGGCGTTGGAGGCAGGGAATGAAATGATAGTCAAACCTATCCGCAGCCCGGAGGGATGTCAAACATTATTGGTTTTCCGGATGGGGCTGCCGGGGCTGGAGAAAGTGGGGAAGAAAAAAGAGCAGGGGTGTCAGTTTTTTTGTCCCCAGAGCTTTTCCAATGCGGAGGCAAAGCGTTCTCCCAGGACTAGAACTCCATGCGTGCCCAGATGGACGGTATCCGTGGGATAGGGGGTGCGGAAGTCCATGCTGCGCAGCTGGAGATCATCTGCGGGGACATAAACCGCATTGTTGACGGAGAGGGAGGTACGGGATTCTTCCGCCACATCCTTTTGCCCCTGCCGCACTTTTTCCCTGCCCGGAAAACGGGCCAGAGCGGGCACGGGAAGAACGCTGCCGTAGATAAAGGCCAGACCGGGGGCTTCCAGATCCGCTCTGATGCGTTTAATCAGGTTGTTCAGGTTGGCGCCGTAAGACAGAGCGTTTTTGATGCCGGCAATGTCCCTTGCGTCTCCTTCCCCCTGTTGCCACACCATGGCTTTCAGGACAGGAGCATGTCCCTGCTTTTTCAGGGCTTCCATTCCGTTGCGGACGGTACGGAGCAATTTGACGTATTCTTCCCCCTGCTTATCCTGAGAAGTTTTTCCTGGGTTCCATTGCCGGAAAAGGTTGCTTCCGC encodes the following:
- a CDS encoding 6-phosphofructokinase — translated: MNPLKGACIIGQSGGPTAVINASALGAIQSALQSEQVTRVLGAANGIEGVLKERLFDMAREDPGELELLKYTPASALGSCRYKMAAPSVDDTDYRRLLEIFRKYDVRYFFYNGGNDSMDTCNKISKFMQQSGYECRVIGIPKTIDNDLHGTDHCPGFGSAAKFIATSCMEVHQDLRVYDKGRVTIVEIMGRHAGWLAGSAALATYAGAGPDLVYLPEVPFRMEEFWQDVDRIYRQNGSCMVAVSEGVQYADGRFVAESGDRDVFGHTQLGGLGAMLAESVKRQTGAKVRSIELSLLQRCASHVASKTDIDEAYMAGKAAVEAAVSGQTDKMVAFERITENGIYSCKTKLIGLEEVANVEKLVPREWINARGNGVEQPFIDYVLPLIQGETAMQKECSLPRFAKLRKVPAKPEQR
- a CDS encoding sialate O-acetylesterase, coding for MIVSVLPRSARFFLFSWLLCSLTVFPAPPLHADEVNVILIGGQSNATGQGYVNNIPPCFKTDKRILLYYSGSLKGTEPAEQLVPLSPASESPDRFGVELSLGTALQKKFPQKKWAIIKHARSGSNLFRQWNPGKTSQDKQGEEYVKLLRTVRNGMEALKKQGHAPVLKAMVWQQGEGDARDIAGIKNALSYGANLNNLIKRIRADLEAPGLAFIYGSVLPVPALARFPGREKVRQGQKDVAEESRTSLSVNNAVYVPADDLQLRSMDFRTPYPTDTVHLGTHGVLVLGERFASALEKLWGQKN